The following proteins come from a genomic window of Crassostrea angulata isolate pt1a10 chromosome 1, ASM2561291v2, whole genome shotgun sequence:
- the LOC128171060 gene encoding hemicentin-1-like, whose translation MNILCTYIIFGLLKASFVAARWSTWGAWGHCSVTCGTGTMVSHRTCSHHGSCDGSSSKTSHCHPRPHTCPPVDGHLTAWGHWGSCSATCEGTRTRTRVCHPPEHGGAPCGGSTVETSGCGASHCPVNGGWSGWNHPSACSVTCGGGVRTRTRTCNHPTPAYGGHQCPGVSHMSEHCNENHCPVNGGWSGWNHPSACSVTCGGGVRTRTRTCNHPTPAYGGHQCQGVSHMSEHCNGNPCPVDGGWSGWNHPSACSVTCGGGVRTRTRTCNHPTPAYGGHQCQGVSHMSEHCNGNPCPVNGVLLAWGDWSPCSVTCGSGSRVRSRACIPPKYGGLNCTGPLFEINNCIQVPCQTPPAGVACPSCTEHIECTWNTTCHVSDICMVRSLSITGFKFTTHCIMKDDCLLLKMLANKTHGEVFCCPDENCVRALIVQ comes from the exons ATGAACATTTTGTGCACTTATATCATCTTTGGACTATTAAAAGCAAGCTTTGTAGCAG CACGTTGGAGTACATGGGGAGCTTGGGGCCACTGCAGCGTGACCTGTGGGACAGGAACAATGGTTTCACATAGGACCTGTTCACATCACGGATCATGTGATGGATCGTCTTCAAAGACCTCGCATTGTCATCCCAGACCACATACCTGCCCACCag TTGACGGCCACCTGACAGCATGGGGACATTGGGGCTCCTGCTCAGCAACCTGTGAAGGGACCAGGACACGAACTCGGGTATGTCACCCTCCAGAACACGGTGGGGCTCCATGCGGGGGAAGTACTGTCGAAACGTCAGGATGTGGCGCTTCGCACTGTCCAG TAAACGGAGGGTGGTCAGGGTGGAATCATCCATCCGCGTGTAGTGTCACGTGTGGTGGAGGAGTAAGAACAAGGACTCGAACTTGTAACCACCCGACTCCAGCCTACGGTGGCCACCAGTGTCCGGGGGTATCACACATGAGTGAACATTGCAATGAAAACCATTGTCCAG TTAACGGAGGGTGGTCAGGGTGGAATCATCCATCCGCGTGTAGTGTCACGTGTGGCGGAGGAGTAAGAACAAGGACTCGAACTTGTAACCACCCGACTCCAGCCTACGGCGGCCACCAGTGTCAGGGGGTATCACACATGAGTGAACATTGCAATGGAAACCCATGTCCAG TTGACGGAGGGTGGTCAGGGTGGAATCATCCATCCGCGTGTAGTGTCACGTGTGGCGGAGGAGTAAGAACAAGGACTCGAACTTGTAACCACCCGACTCCAGCCTACGGCGGCCACCAGTGTCAGGGAGTATCACACATGAGTGAACATTGCAATGGAAACCCATGTCCAG TGAATGGTGTCTTATTGGCCTGGGGAGACTGGTCACCGTGCAGTGTAACCTGTGGGAGCGGATCAAGGGTGAGATCCAGGGCCTGTATTCCACCAAAGTACGGGGGTCTCAATTGTACCGGACcgttgtttgaaataaataactgTATTCAAGTTCCATGTCAAA CTCCACCAGCAG GTGTTGCTTGCCCTAGCTGTACCGAGCATATAGAGTGCACATGGAACACCACCTGCCATGTGTCGGATATCTGTATGGTCCGATCTCTCTCTATCACAGGATTCAAATTCACTACGCACTGCATCATg AAAGACGACTGTCTTCTCCTGAAAATGCTGGCAAATAAAACACATGGAGAAGTTTTCTGTTGTCCTGATGAAAACTGTGTACGAGCACTGATAGTGCAATAG